From Solwaraspora sp. WMMD1047, the proteins below share one genomic window:
- a CDS encoding family 43 glycosylhydrolase, whose protein sequence is MSFDISRRTLLRGGLGAAATGLVAALPASAGAAGGSAPDPDAAGSAGVGDAQRYAVPTANPLIERRADPFITHPVRGMYYFTGSVPEYDRLVVRGAPTIAGLSTAAESVIWRRPASGRMGGHIWAPELHRIDGRWYIYFAAGDSDDVFRIRMYVLESALADPRDPAGWVLRGQIVTEWDSFALDATTFEHRGRRYLVWAQSEPEIAVNSSLYIAELATPWQLAGKPVRIATPTRDWEIQGFRVNEGAAVIVRNGRVFMTFSASATDARYCLGLLTADARADLLDHASWVKTPDPVFVTNEQTSQYGPGHNSFTVAEDGETDVLVYHARDYRAIVGDPLYDPNRHTRVQKLYWHRDGTPLFGVPVGAGGPIVRLRPADARRSFVRHADGVLRVDPDVRELADTQFRFAPGLAGADTVSLTSVNFPDRYVRVVGGTVRLDLASDDPAHAVQASFYRIPQRGGGVSLRLAGDATSYLRHDRGRLTTGRAAGARTTFLLD, encoded by the coding sequence ATGAGTTTCGACATCAGCCGCCGTACCCTGCTGCGTGGTGGACTCGGCGCGGCCGCGACCGGCCTGGTCGCCGCGCTGCCCGCTTCCGCCGGCGCGGCCGGCGGTTCCGCTCCCGACCCCGACGCCGCCGGGTCCGCCGGGGTCGGTGACGCGCAGCGGTACGCGGTGCCCACCGCCAACCCGCTCATCGAGCGCCGGGCCGACCCGTTCATCACCCATCCGGTACGCGGCATGTACTACTTCACCGGCTCGGTACCGGAGTACGACCGCCTCGTGGTGCGCGGCGCGCCCACCATCGCCGGCCTGTCCACCGCGGCCGAGTCGGTGATCTGGCGCCGGCCGGCCAGCGGCCGGATGGGCGGGCACATCTGGGCGCCGGAGCTGCACCGCATCGACGGACGCTGGTACATCTACTTCGCGGCCGGCGACTCCGACGACGTCTTCCGGATCAGGATGTACGTGCTGGAGTCGGCACTGGCCGACCCGCGCGACCCGGCCGGCTGGGTGTTGCGCGGCCAGATCGTCACCGAGTGGGACAGCTTCGCCCTGGACGCCACCACCTTCGAGCACCGGGGCCGCCGCTACCTGGTGTGGGCGCAGAGCGAGCCGGAGATCGCGGTCAACTCCAGCCTCTACATCGCCGAGCTGGCCACGCCGTGGCAGTTGGCCGGCAAGCCGGTGCGGATCGCCACCCCGACGCGGGACTGGGAGATCCAGGGGTTCCGGGTCAACGAGGGCGCGGCGGTGATCGTCCGCAACGGTCGGGTCTTCATGACCTTCTCGGCCAGCGCCACCGACGCCCGCTACTGCCTCGGCCTGCTCACCGCCGACGCCCGCGCCGACCTGCTCGACCACGCCTCCTGGGTGAAGACCCCCGACCCGGTCTTCGTGACCAACGAGCAGACCAGCCAGTACGGTCCCGGGCACAACTCGTTCACGGTGGCCGAGGACGGCGAGACCGACGTGCTGGTCTACCACGCCCGCGACTACCGGGCCATCGTCGGCGACCCGCTCTACGACCCGAACCGGCACACCCGGGTGCAGAAGCTCTACTGGCACCGCGACGGCACGCCGCTGTTCGGGGTGCCGGTCGGCGCCGGCGGGCCGATCGTCCGGCTGCGACCCGCCGACGCCCGGCGGTCGTTCGTCCGGCACGCCGACGGCGTGCTGCGGGTCGACCCGGACGTGCGGGAACTCGCCGACACCCAGTTCCGGTTCGCACCCGGCCTAGCCGGCGCCGACACCGTGTCGTTGACCTCGGTCAACTTTCCCGACCGGTACGTGCGGGTGGTCGGCGGCACGGTCCGGCTCGATCTGGCGTCCGACGACCCGGCGCACGCCGTCCAGGCCAGCTTCTACCGGATCCCGCAACGCGGCGGCGGGGTGTCGTTGCGGCTGGCCGGCGACGCCACCAGCTACCTGCGCCACGACCGCGGCCGGCTGACCACCGGCCGGGCCGCCGGCGCCCGGACCACCTTCCTGCTCGACTGA
- a CDS encoding cellulase family glycosylhydrolase, protein MVGASFAVALTAHAATGCRVTYATASQWPGGFTANVSVTNLGDPINGWRVGWTFPSGQQVTQAWNATVTASGGQVTATNVGYNAALGTNATVSFGFNGSWTGSNTAPTSFTLNGVACTGSVGPTTPVPTTSQPPSPTPTSSPSPSPTTPPPAGNAMAAVAAMQPGWNLGNSFDAVGADETAWGNPVVTQALIRNVKAQGFKSIRIPVTWSNHHGPAPTYTIDAAWLNRVKEVVNWALAEDLYVMVNLHHDSWQWINTMPTDRTTVLARYNALWTQLAAAFRDASPKLTLESVNEPQFTGSSGDAQNAQLLHELNTSFHRIVRASGGGNATRLLVLPTLHTSSEQARINELVTTLDQLDDPNLIATVHFYGYWPFSVNVAGGTRFDATTQQDLTDSFDRVHNAFVARGIPVIIGEYGLLGFDRHTGTIQQGEKLKFFEFLGHYARSRQLTTQLWDNGQHLGRTSFQWSDPELIAQIKSSWTTRSGTASADQVYVPRTGAITSKTLTLNLNGTTFQGLRQGSTNLVSGTDYTVSGNQLTLTASALTRLVGSRAYGVNATLHARFSTGVPWRIDIISNDRPVLSNATGTTAAFAIPTQFRGDQLATMEAKYADGSFAGPHNWTAFKEFDVTFAPDYSANTISLTSAFFAEVNDGQAVTLTFHFWSGATVTYRVTRSGSNVIGTTA, encoded by the coding sequence ATGGTCGGCGCCAGCTTCGCGGTCGCGCTCACCGCCCACGCCGCCACCGGCTGCCGGGTGACGTACGCGACCGCCTCCCAGTGGCCCGGCGGGTTCACCGCGAACGTGAGCGTGACGAACCTCGGCGACCCGATCAACGGCTGGCGGGTCGGCTGGACCTTCCCGTCGGGCCAGCAGGTCACCCAGGCCTGGAACGCCACCGTCACCGCCTCCGGCGGCCAGGTCACCGCCACGAACGTCGGCTACAACGCCGCCCTCGGCACCAACGCGACCGTCTCGTTCGGCTTCAACGGGTCGTGGACCGGCAGCAACACCGCGCCGACCAGCTTCACCCTCAACGGCGTCGCCTGCACCGGCAGCGTCGGCCCGACCACCCCGGTGCCGACCACCAGCCAGCCGCCGTCACCGACCCCGACCAGTTCGCCGTCGCCGTCGCCGACCACCCCGCCGCCGGCCGGCAACGCGATGGCCGCCGTCGCCGCCATGCAGCCCGGCTGGAACCTGGGCAACTCGTTCGACGCCGTCGGCGCCGACGAGACCGCCTGGGGCAACCCGGTGGTGACCCAGGCGCTGATCCGCAACGTCAAGGCGCAGGGCTTCAAGAGCATCCGGATCCCGGTGACCTGGAGCAACCACCACGGCCCGGCACCCACCTACACCATCGACGCGGCCTGGCTGAACCGGGTCAAGGAGGTGGTCAACTGGGCGCTGGCCGAGGACCTGTACGTGATGGTGAACCTCCACCACGACTCCTGGCAGTGGATCAACACCATGCCGACCGACCGGACCACCGTGCTGGCCCGCTACAACGCGCTCTGGACCCAGTTGGCCGCCGCGTTCCGGGACGCCTCCCCGAAGCTCACCCTGGAGAGCGTCAACGAGCCGCAGTTCACCGGCAGCTCCGGCGACGCCCAGAACGCGCAGCTGCTGCACGAGCTGAACACCTCGTTCCACCGGATCGTGCGGGCCTCCGGCGGCGGCAACGCCACCCGGCTGCTGGTGCTGCCGACCCTGCACACCTCCTCCGAGCAGGCCCGGATCAACGAACTGGTCACCACCCTCGACCAGCTCGACGACCCGAACCTGATCGCGACCGTGCACTTCTACGGCTACTGGCCGTTCAGCGTCAACGTCGCCGGGGGCACCCGGTTCGACGCCACCACCCAGCAGGACCTGACCGACTCGTTCGACCGGGTCCACAACGCCTTCGTCGCCCGGGGCATCCCGGTCATCATCGGCGAGTACGGCCTGCTCGGCTTCGACCGGCACACCGGCACCATCCAACAGGGTGAGAAGCTCAAGTTCTTCGAGTTCCTCGGCCACTACGCCCGCAGCCGGCAGCTCACCACCCAGCTCTGGGACAACGGCCAGCACCTCGGGCGTACCTCGTTCCAGTGGAGCGACCCGGAGCTGATCGCGCAGATCAAGTCGAGCTGGACCACCCGGTCGGGCACCGCGTCGGCCGACCAGGTCTACGTGCCGCGGACCGGCGCCATCACCAGCAAGACGCTGACCCTGAACCTGAACGGCACCACCTTCCAGGGGCTGCGCCAGGGCAGCACCAACCTGGTCAGCGGCACCGACTACACGGTCTCGGGCAACCAGCTCACGCTCACCGCGTCGGCCCTGACCCGGCTGGTCGGCTCCCGGGCGTACGGCGTGAACGCCACCCTGCACGCCCGGTTCTCCACCGGGGTCCCGTGGCGGATCGACATCATCAGCAACGACCGGCCGGTGCTGTCGAACGCCACCGGCACCACCGCCGCCTTCGCGATCCCGACCCAGTTCCGGGGTGACCAGCTCGCCACGATGGAGGCCAAGTACGCCGACGGATCCTTCGCCGGCCCGCACAACTGGACCGCGTTCAAGGAGTTCGACGTGACCTTCGCGCCGGACTACTCCGCGAACACGATCAGCCTGACCTCCGCGTTCTTCGCCGAGGTCAACGACGGCCAGGCGGTCACGCTCACCTTCCACTTCTGGAGTGGCGCGACCGTCACCTACCGGGTCACCAGGTCCGGCAGCAATGTCATCGGAACCACCGCCTGA
- a CDS encoding alpha-L-arabinofuranosidase C-terminal domain-containing protein, with translation MPRPRALLGFATVALLAGTAAVAVPALARPPEADPAYTITVDRTRPGVEIDDSMYGVFFEDINFAADGGLYAELVRNRSFEFLPVDNSSYTGLTAWTPGAAAGGTGTAATVDDDARLNDRNRTYLRLGLTNPDGGWYGVTNAGYNSGIALVAGARYDFSVWARTDAAAGTPLTVSLHDTADQPLARSLTLTTNGDTWTRYTGTLRATRTTDAGRLSVRAGGTGTLRLDMVSLFPRDTFRGRANGLRKDLAEKIAALKPGFVRFPGGCLVNTNSHYGYDASTNWERSRSYQWKDTVGPVETRATNRNFWGYNQSYGLGYYEYFQFAEDVGAMPLPVVPALVTGCGQNRATVDEALLQRHIQDTLDLIEFANGPATSTWGGLRAEMGHPEPFGLTHLGVGNEENLPDEYFANFVRFRAAIEAAYPEIVVIGNSGPDDEGATFDRLWELNRAAGVEMVDEHYYNSPAWFLQNNARYDSYDRAGPRVFLGEYASRDNKLFNSLAEAAYLTGLERNADVVKLAAYAPLLANIDHVQWRPDLIWFDNDESWGSTSYQVQKLFMNNVGDRTVPSRSTAPVIEPEPITGAIGLSTWATSATYDDVSVTAPDGTVLFRDDFSTGADAWTPVEPRGTWSVVDGGYVQSDTAAQDTLVKAGNITATEYDLNLKATKNAGAEGFLVAFGVQETGHLYWWNLGGWNNTQGAIQKGEGGAKEIVIAKPNSIETGVTYDIRIEVRGSQVRLFLNGELWDSFVDDQVIEPFAHVITEDRRRGELIVKVVNAQDTPAVTRVDLGRRRVHGTARMTEISGDPGEQNTRSAEPIQPVTTTVGGIGSTFTRTFAPNSVTFLRIRTK, from the coding sequence ATGCCCCGTCCACGAGCGCTACTCGGCTTCGCCACCGTCGCCCTGCTGGCCGGCACCGCGGCGGTCGCCGTGCCCGCCCTGGCCCGCCCACCCGAGGCCGACCCCGCGTACACGATCACCGTCGACCGCACCCGGCCCGGTGTCGAGATCGACGACTCGATGTACGGGGTGTTCTTCGAGGACATCAACTTCGCCGCCGACGGCGGCCTCTACGCCGAACTGGTCCGCAACCGCTCGTTCGAGTTCCTGCCGGTGGACAACTCCTCGTACACCGGGCTGACCGCGTGGACCCCCGGCGCCGCCGCCGGCGGAACCGGCACCGCGGCCACCGTCGACGACGACGCCCGCCTCAACGACCGCAACCGGACCTACCTGCGACTCGGCCTGACCAACCCGGACGGCGGCTGGTACGGCGTGACGAACGCCGGCTACAACAGCGGGATCGCCCTGGTCGCCGGCGCCCGCTACGACTTCTCCGTCTGGGCCCGCACCGACGCCGCCGCCGGCACCCCGCTGACGGTGAGCCTGCACGACACCGCCGACCAGCCGCTGGCCCGGTCCTTGACACTGACCACCAACGGCGACACCTGGACCCGGTACACCGGCACCCTGAGAGCCACCCGGACCACCGACGCGGGCCGGCTCTCGGTGCGCGCCGGCGGCACCGGCACGCTGCGGCTGGACATGGTCTCGCTGTTCCCGCGGGACACCTTCCGGGGCCGGGCCAACGGGCTGCGCAAGGACCTCGCCGAGAAGATCGCCGCGCTGAAGCCGGGCTTCGTCCGCTTCCCGGGCGGCTGCCTGGTCAACACCAACAGCCACTACGGGTACGACGCCAGCACGAACTGGGAACGGTCCCGCTCGTACCAGTGGAAGGACACCGTCGGTCCGGTCGAGACCCGGGCCACCAACCGCAACTTCTGGGGCTATAACCAGTCCTACGGGCTCGGCTACTACGAGTACTTCCAGTTCGCCGAGGACGTCGGCGCGATGCCGTTGCCGGTGGTGCCGGCCCTGGTCACCGGCTGCGGCCAGAACCGGGCCACCGTGGACGAGGCGCTGCTGCAACGACACATCCAGGACACCCTCGACCTGATCGAGTTCGCCAACGGCCCGGCCACCTCCACCTGGGGCGGGCTGCGCGCAGAGATGGGTCATCCCGAGCCGTTCGGCCTGACCCACCTCGGGGTCGGCAACGAGGAGAACCTGCCGGACGAGTACTTCGCCAACTTCGTACGGTTCCGGGCCGCCATCGAGGCGGCGTACCCGGAGATCGTCGTGATCGGCAACAGCGGTCCGGACGACGAGGGCGCCACGTTCGACCGGCTGTGGGAACTCAACCGCGCGGCCGGGGTGGAGATGGTCGACGAGCACTACTACAACAGCCCGGCCTGGTTCCTGCAGAACAACGCCCGCTACGACTCCTACGACCGGGCCGGTCCGCGGGTGTTCCTCGGCGAGTACGCCTCCCGGGACAACAAGCTGTTCAACTCGCTGGCCGAGGCCGCGTACCTGACCGGCCTGGAGCGCAACGCGGACGTGGTCAAGCTGGCCGCGTACGCGCCGCTGCTGGCCAACATCGACCATGTGCAGTGGCGGCCGGACCTGATCTGGTTCGACAACGACGAGTCCTGGGGTTCCACCAGCTACCAGGTGCAAAAGCTGTTCATGAACAACGTCGGCGACCGGACGGTGCCGAGCCGGTCGACCGCCCCGGTCATCGAACCGGAGCCGATCACCGGCGCGATCGGCCTCTCCACCTGGGCCACCTCCGCCACCTACGACGACGTGTCCGTGACCGCGCCGGACGGAACCGTGCTGTTTCGCGACGACTTCTCCACCGGGGCGGACGCCTGGACGCCGGTGGAGCCGCGCGGCACCTGGTCGGTGGTCGACGGCGGCTACGTCCAGTCGGACACCGCGGCCCAGGACACCCTGGTCAAGGCCGGCAACATCACCGCCACCGAGTACGACCTGAACCTGAAGGCCACCAAGAACGCCGGGGCGGAGGGCTTCCTCGTCGCGTTCGGGGTGCAGGAGACCGGCCACCTCTACTGGTGGAACCTGGGCGGCTGGAACAACACCCAGGGCGCGATCCAGAAGGGTGAGGGCGGCGCGAAGGAGATCGTGATCGCGAAGCCGAACTCCATCGAGACCGGCGTCACCTACGACATCCGGATCGAGGTACGCGGGTCGCAGGTGCGGCTGTTCCTCAACGGCGAACTGTGGGACAGCTTCGTCGACGACCAGGTGATCGAGCCGTTCGCCCACGTGATCACCGAGGACCGGCGCCGGGGCGAGCTGATCGTCAAGGTCGTCAACGCCCAGGACACCCCGGCCGTCACCCGGGTCGACCTCGGGCGGCGCCGGGTGCACGGCACGGCCCGGATGACCGAGATCAGCGGCGACCCGGGCGAGCAGAACACCCGCTCGGCCGAGCCGATCCAGCCGGTCACCACCACCGTGGGCGGCATCGGATCCACCTTCACCCGCACCTTCGCACCGAACTCCGTCACGTTCCTGCGGATCCGGACCAAGTGA
- the metH gene encoding methionine synthase: MSDLRVRGGAAQQLRELMAQRVLVLDGAWGTMLQGAQLTPADYRGDLITADHPRDVTGDPDLLNLTRPDVILDVHRQYLAAGADITTTNTFTATSIAQADYGLEALVPEMNRRGAQLARQAADEVGGRFVAGSVGPLNVTLSLSPKVDDPAYRAVTFDQVRATYAEQIAALAEGGVDLLLIETIFDTLNAKAAIAAAREVAPHLPLWISVTIVDLSGRTLSGQTVEAFWRSIEVAQPLIVGVNCSLGATEMRPHVAELARISGSYVASHPNAGLPNAFGGYDQTPDETAALIGEFAEAGIVNVVGGCCGTTPPHIAQIAAAVRGAAPRALASPPVTTRFSGLEPFEIGPDTGFVMIGERTNVTGSARFRRLIEADDYQGAVDVALEQVRGGANLLDVNMDADLLDSEQAMTTFLNLIATEPEVARIPVMIDSSKWSVLEAGLKCVQGKGVVNSISLKEGEEPFLTQARRIRDYGAGVVVMAFDEQGQADTTERKVEICARAYDLLTQRAGFAPEDIIFDPNVLAVATGIAEHNGYAKAFLDALPLIKQRCPGARTSGGISNLSFSFRGNDVVREAMHSAFLLHAVRAGLDMGIVNAGQLAVYADIPADLLELVEDVLFDRRPDATDRLVTFASTVTGSGTKRTVDLSWREGPVNERLSHALVHGIVDFIEEDTEEARQQFDRPLEVIEGPLMDGMKVVGDLFGSGKMFLPQVVKSARVMKRSVAYLEPFMAAEKEQARLEGRIDPRRGQGKVVLATVKGDVHDIGKNIVGVVLGCNNYEVVDLGVMVPAAKILDTAVAEGADAVGLSGLITPSLDEMVSVAAEMERRGLKLPLLVGGATTSRQHTAVRIAPAYHGSTVHVLDASRVVGVVSDLLDPGRADTLDKANRVEQERLREQHANRRQQPLLTIEKARANREQVDFSDLPVPAFTGVRRVEPDLAELREMIDWQFLFLAWELKGKFPAILDQPVARELYDDANAMLDKILADGSLRAVGAYGFWPAHADGDDIVLDTAGVRFPMLRQQTAKPDGRANRCLADYIAPAGDHLGGFAVAIHGAETLAAEYEANQDDYRSIMVKALADRLAEAFAEYLHLKARREWFEPDAQPDLADLHAERFRGIRPALGYPASPDHSEKRELFDLLDADSLGIGLTESYAMTPAAAVSGLIFAHPASRYFTVGRLGKDQIEEYAVRRGLDLAEVERWLRPNLGYEID, from the coding sequence ATGAGTGATCTTCGCGTGCGGGGCGGGGCGGCCCAGCAGCTGCGTGAGCTGATGGCCCAGCGGGTGCTGGTGCTCGACGGTGCCTGGGGGACCATGCTGCAGGGCGCCCAGCTCACCCCGGCGGACTACCGCGGCGACCTGATCACCGCCGACCACCCGCGCGACGTCACCGGCGACCCGGACCTGCTGAACCTGACCAGGCCGGACGTGATCCTCGACGTGCACCGGCAGTACCTCGCCGCCGGGGCCGACATCACCACCACCAACACCTTCACCGCCACCAGCATCGCCCAGGCCGACTACGGCCTGGAGGCGCTCGTACCCGAGATGAACCGGCGTGGCGCGCAGCTCGCGCGGCAGGCGGCGGACGAGGTGGGCGGGCGTTTCGTCGCCGGCTCGGTCGGGCCGCTCAACGTCACCCTGTCGCTGTCGCCGAAGGTCGACGACCCGGCCTACCGGGCGGTCACGTTCGACCAGGTCCGCGCCACCTACGCCGAGCAGATCGCCGCCCTCGCCGAGGGCGGGGTCGACCTGCTGCTGATCGAGACGATCTTCGACACGCTGAACGCCAAGGCGGCCATCGCCGCCGCCCGCGAGGTCGCCCCGCACCTCCCGCTCTGGATCTCGGTGACCATCGTCGACCTGAGCGGCCGCACCCTGTCCGGGCAGACCGTGGAGGCGTTCTGGCGGTCGATCGAGGTGGCCCAGCCACTGATCGTCGGCGTCAACTGCTCGCTCGGCGCGACCGAGATGCGCCCGCACGTCGCCGAACTGGCCCGCATCTCCGGCAGCTACGTGGCCAGCCACCCGAACGCCGGCCTGCCGAACGCGTTCGGCGGCTACGACCAGACCCCGGACGAGACGGCGGCCCTGATCGGCGAGTTCGCCGAGGCGGGCATCGTCAACGTCGTCGGCGGCTGCTGCGGCACGACGCCCCCGCACATCGCCCAGATCGCCGCCGCCGTGCGCGGCGCCGCCCCGCGGGCGCTGGCCAGCCCGCCGGTCACCACCCGGTTCAGCGGCCTGGAGCCGTTCGAGATCGGGCCGGACACCGGGTTCGTGATGATCGGCGAGCGGACCAACGTGACCGGTTCGGCGCGGTTCCGGCGGCTGATCGAGGCCGACGACTACCAGGGCGCCGTGGACGTCGCGCTGGAGCAGGTGCGCGGCGGGGCCAACCTGCTCGACGTCAACATGGACGCCGACCTGCTCGACAGCGAGCAGGCGATGACCACCTTCCTGAACCTGATCGCCACCGAGCCCGAGGTGGCCCGGATCCCGGTCATGATCGACAGTTCCAAGTGGAGCGTGCTGGAGGCCGGCCTCAAGTGCGTGCAGGGCAAGGGCGTGGTCAACTCGATCAGCCTCAAGGAGGGCGAGGAGCCGTTCCTCACCCAGGCCCGGCGGATCCGCGACTACGGCGCCGGGGTGGTGGTGATGGCCTTCGACGAGCAGGGCCAGGCCGACACCACCGAGCGGAAGGTGGAGATCTGCGCCCGCGCCTACGACCTGCTGACCCAGCGGGCCGGGTTCGCCCCTGAGGACATCATCTTCGACCCGAACGTGCTGGCCGTGGCGACCGGCATCGCCGAGCACAACGGGTACGCCAAGGCGTTCCTGGACGCCCTGCCGCTGATCAAGCAGCGCTGCCCGGGCGCGCGCACCAGCGGCGGCATCTCCAACCTGTCGTTCTCGTTCCGCGGCAACGACGTGGTCCGGGAGGCGATGCACTCGGCGTTCCTGCTGCACGCGGTGCGGGCCGGACTGGACATGGGCATCGTCAACGCCGGCCAGCTCGCCGTCTACGCCGACATCCCGGCCGACCTGCTGGAGCTGGTCGAGGACGTGCTCTTCGACCGGCGGCCGGACGCCACCGACCGGTTGGTCACCTTCGCCTCCACGGTCACCGGGTCGGGCACCAAGCGGACCGTCGACCTCTCCTGGCGCGAGGGGCCGGTCAACGAGCGGCTGTCGCACGCGCTGGTGCACGGCATCGTCGACTTCATCGAGGAGGACACCGAGGAGGCCCGGCAGCAGTTCGACCGGCCGCTGGAGGTGATCGAGGGTCCGTTGATGGACGGCATGAAGGTCGTCGGCGACCTGTTCGGCTCGGGCAAGATGTTCCTGCCGCAGGTGGTCAAGAGCGCCCGGGTGATGAAGCGCTCGGTGGCCTACCTGGAGCCGTTCATGGCGGCGGAGAAGGAGCAGGCCCGGCTGGAAGGCCGGATCGATCCCCGCCGCGGCCAGGGCAAGGTGGTGCTGGCCACCGTCAAGGGCGACGTGCACGACATCGGCAAGAACATCGTCGGCGTCGTGCTGGGCTGCAACAACTACGAGGTGGTCGACCTCGGGGTGATGGTGCCGGCGGCGAAGATCCTGGACACCGCCGTGGCCGAGGGCGCCGACGCGGTCGGGCTCTCGGGCCTGATCACGCCCTCGCTGGACGAGATGGTCTCGGTCGCCGCCGAGATGGAGCGGCGCGGCCTGAAGCTGCCGCTGCTGGTCGGCGGCGCCACCACCAGCCGCCAGCACACGGCCGTGCGGATCGCGCCGGCCTACCACGGCTCGACCGTGCACGTGCTCGACGCCTCCCGGGTGGTCGGGGTCGTCTCCGACCTGCTCGACCCCGGCCGGGCCGACACCCTCGACAAGGCGAACCGGGTCGAGCAGGAGCGGCTGCGCGAGCAGCACGCCAACCGCCGCCAGCAGCCGCTGCTGACCATCGAGAAGGCCCGCGCCAACCGCGAGCAGGTGGACTTCAGCGACCTGCCGGTGCCGGCCTTCACCGGCGTCCGCCGGGTGGAACCGGACCTGGCCGAGCTGCGCGAGATGATCGACTGGCAGTTCCTCTTCCTGGCCTGGGAGCTGAAGGGCAAGTTCCCGGCCATCCTCGACCAGCCGGTCGCCCGCGAGCTCTACGACGACGCGAACGCGATGCTCGACAAGATCCTGGCCGACGGGTCGCTGCGGGCGGTCGGCGCGTACGGCTTCTGGCCGGCGCACGCCGACGGCGACGACATCGTGCTCGACACCGCCGGGGTGCGGTTCCCGATGCTGCGCCAGCAGACCGCCAAGCCCGACGGCCGGGCCAACCGCTGCCTGGCCGACTACATCGCCCCGGCCGGCGACCACCTCGGTGGCTTCGCGGTCGCCATCCACGGCGCCGAGACGCTGGCCGCCGAGTACGAGGCCAACCAGGACGACTACCGGTCGATCATGGTAAAGGCGCTGGCCGACCGGCTCGCCGAGGCGTTCGCCGAGTACCTCCACCTGAAGGCCCGGCGGGAGTGGTTCGAGCCGGATGCCCAGCCGGACCTCGCCGACCTGCACGCCGAGCGGTTCCGGGGCATCCGGCCGGCGCTGGGCTACCCGGCCAGCCCGGACCACAGCGAGAAGCGGGAGCTGTTCGACCTGCTCGACGCGGACTCGCTGGGCATCGGCCTGACCGAGTCGTACGCGATGACCCCGGCCGCCGCGGTCAGCGGCCTGATCTTCGCCCACCCCGCCTCGCGCTACTTCACCGTCGGCCGGCTCGGCAAGGACCAGATCGAGGAGTACGCCGTCCGGCGCGGCCTGGACCTGGCCGAGGTCGAACGCTGGCTGCGCCCGAACCTGGGCTACGAGATCGACTGA